AGATTGAAAGAGTTTTGTAGCCTCTTCATGGATAAGCTTGTAACTAATTGAGTTTTACCATACTTCAAAGAGAATCATGACCCGTGATACTGGATCTTTTTACGATTTTCGTATTATTACTTTGTCTTTACCACTTTGAGGACTTTATTCTCTTGTTTGGTTTTTTCCAACTCGGACTCCAAAGAATTAATCCGCTTCTCTAGTTCCTTCATCTGGTCGGCCAGGGATTGGATAGCGCGTTCTTCGGGGTCGGGAAGCTTGTTGTGCTCAAGGCCGGGGTAAACTTCCCTCAAGGCAGTCTTTCCTGGGACACCTACCACGGTTGAGTTAGGCGGGACATCAGTAATTACCACAGAATTAGCTCCTACTTTGCTGTTGGCCCCAACAGTTAACGGGCCCAGAATCTTCGCCCCCGCTCCGATCGTAACGTTGTTTTCAATGGTCGGATGCCTCTTTCCCCTGGTAAAACTGGTTCCGCCCAGAGTAACCCCGTGATAGATGGTTACGTTATCTCCTATTTCGGAAGTCTCTCCAATCACCACGCCCATGCCGTGGTCGATGAAAAAGCTCTTTCCGATCTTGGCCCCGGGATGAATCTCGATTCCGGTAAGGGCGCGAGAAATATGAGACAGCACCCTTGCTAGAAATTCCAAATGGTTATTCCATAGCCAGTGGGACATACGGTGAAGGACTATGGCGTGGAAACCGGGGTAGGCAAATATGACTTCGAGGGAGCTTCTTGCGGCTGGGTCTCTCTCGAATACAGCATTAAAGTCTGATTTGACTTCATCCAGAATTCCCATGCTTTTTATTCTAACTCCGAATAACTAAAAAACAAAGAAACCGGTCAAAAGGTCTATTTAAACTATTTTATATCGGGTTTATTGGTTACAATTCCATCTACCCCGATCTCCTTTAACCTTTCCGCCCTTTTTTGATTGTCAACGACCCAGGTAAAAAGGAACATGCCGTTCCGGTGAACCCTTTCCACAAGGCCCTTGGTGACCAGATAATGAAACGGGGCGATAATATTCACCAGGGATTCTTTTCCGTTTCCCACGGCATTAAAAGGGAGAAGAGAGATAAGTCCGGTGGATACCCTAGGTTCAAGCGCCTTTACGTTTTTAACCAATTTGCTATGATAAGAGACTATAACCACGTCTTGAAACAAGTCATTTTCTCTTATTAGATTAACAATCTTTTCCTCGGTTCCTCCTTCTTTTAGCTCAACTACAAACCTTGTTTTCCCTTTACCGAAATCAATTACTTCCTCGAAGGTGGGAATCTTCTCTCCCTTTCCAGCGTCCAGTTTCTTCAGTTGACCGAGCGTCATTTCTCTTACCAGGCCGGTTCCATCGGTTGTCCTGTCCACCTTTTTATCATGTATGACTATCAAATGTCCATCCGAAGACAGCCTTATATCAAACTCGATTAAATCGGCTCCCATATCCAGTGCCCGCCGGAAAGAACGAAGGGTGTTTTCAGGCTCGTATGCACTCGCACCGCGATGGGCAATTTTATAGAAATGGCGTTTTTGGCTATTTTGCATAAGGTTAATATACCTGAGCTACACGAGTCTCGTTGCAATATACTTGGGAAACTGTAGAATGATAACCCAAATGAATATTCCGTTAAAGGATTTCTTTTATCTCATTAGACCTGCTCAATGGGTTAAAAACCTGTTGATTTTTGCCCCTCCTCTATTTGGCGGCGTGCTCTTCACCCATCATGAGGTATTCTTAAAGATGATCCATGCTTTTTTTGCCTTTTCTTTTGCCTCCTCTGCTGGGTATATAATTAACGACTTGTTCGACAAGGAGGCTGACAGCCTCCATCCGCAGAAGAAAAATCGCCCCATAGCATCGGGAAGGGTAACCGAGTCTCAGGCATATCTCCTGATTTTTATAACCCTGGCCATATCTATCGGGCTTTCCTTGAAGTTCGGCCAATATTTCATTCTGATAATAGCTCTTTACCTGATACTCGACGTTGCCTACTCCTATTTTCTCCAACATATCCTCATCGTCGATGCATTTTGTATAGCTCTCGGGTTTGTATTCAGGATTGAAGCGGGGGGTGTGGCCTCCAAGGTGCAGATTTCCATCTGGCTTCTTTTGGTAACCTTTCTTCTTTCTCTGCTACTGGCATTCGGCAAGAGGCGTTTTGAGCTGGCGTCATTTGAC
The Thermodesulfobacteriota bacterium DNA segment above includes these coding regions:
- the cysE gene encoding serine O-acetyltransferase, with the translated sequence MGILDEVKSDFNAVFERDPAARSSLEVIFAYPGFHAIVLHRMSHWLWNNHLEFLARVLSHISRALTGIEIHPGAKIGKSFFIDHGMGVVIGETSEIGDNVTIYHGVTLGGTSFTRGKRHPTIENNVTIGAGAKILGPLTVGANSKVGANSVVITDVPPNSTVVGVPGKTALREVYPGLEHNKLPDPEERAIQSLADQMKELEKRINSLESELEKTKQENKVLKVVKTK
- a CDS encoding decaprenyl-phosphate phosphoribosyltransferase codes for the protein MNIPLKDFFYLIRPAQWVKNLLIFAPPLFGGVLFTHHEVFLKMIHAFFAFSFASSAGYIINDLFDKEADSLHPQKKNRPIASGRVTESQAYLLIFITLAISIGLSLKFGQYFILIIALYLILDVAYSYFLQHILIVDAFCIALGFVFRIEAGGVASKVQISIWLLLVTFLLSLLLAFGKRRFELASFDNSTSHRKVLAKYTVNFLDTTLAIFSTTAIVAYSIYVVDRGLRGIIVTVPFVIYGVLRYMYLVQTNANGDPTDALLKDKGLFICVFLWVVVTAIIIHLNDIMRFLK
- a CDS encoding glycerophosphodiester phosphodiesterase family protein gives rise to the protein MQNSQKRHFYKIAHRGASAYEPENTLRSFRRALDMGADLIEFDIRLSSDGHLIVIHDKKVDRTTDGTGLVREMTLGQLKKLDAGKGEKIPTFEEVIDFGKGKTRFVVELKEGGTEEKIVNLIRENDLFQDVVIVSYHSKLVKNVKALEPRVSTGLISLLPFNAVGNGKESLVNIIAPFHYLVTKGLVERVHRNGMFLFTWVVDNQKRAERLKEIGVDGIVTNKPDIK